One genomic region from Muriicola soli encodes:
- a CDS encoding putative quinol monooxygenase has protein sequence MSNIQVTAKFKIHPGKEDAFKELARACIACVKEKDTGTLQYDWFFSKDGRECRVRETYTDSDAVLTHVANLGPLFGQFLELSEFSPEIYGDASDALVGAVEAFKPEVYDFYNGL, from the coding sequence ATGTCGAATATTCAGGTTACCGCAAAATTTAAAATTCACCCCGGAAAAGAAGACGCTTTTAAAGAGTTGGCACGGGCCTGTATTGCTTGTGTCAAAGAGAAAGACACCGGAACACTTCAATACGATTGGTTTTTTAGCAAAGATGGCAGGGAATGCAGGGTGAGGGAGACGTATACAGATTCTGATGCCGTACTTACCCACGTAGCCAATTTAGGGCCTCTATTCGGTCAATTTCTGGAATTATCAGAGTTCTCCCCGGAAATATACGGAGATGCCTCTGATGCGCTCGTAGGGGCTGTGGAAGCTTTTAAGCCGGAAGTATACGATTTCTATAACGGGCTATAA
- a CDS encoding ABC transporter ATP-binding protein translates to MTKILNVSQLKKSYSSGSGTLTVLDDISFSLNSGETFAIVGPSGSGKTTLLGLCAGLDQPDTGSIELCGVEINSLNEDERARLRNQKVGFIFQDFQLLPTLTALENVAVPLELQRVKNARSRAKILLKKVGLAERMHHFPSQLSGGEQQRVALARAFSNTPDILFADEPTGELDEDTGRKIVNLLFELNKEAGTTLVIITHDMDLARKTQRILRLRGGKISTDEKIVV, encoded by the coding sequence ATGACAAAGATATTAAACGTTAGTCAACTCAAAAAGTCCTATTCAAGTGGTTCGGGAACGCTCACTGTTCTTGACGATATCTCTTTTAGCCTGAATTCAGGAGAGACTTTTGCCATAGTAGGACCATCGGGGAGCGGGAAAACAACCCTGTTGGGCTTATGTGCCGGTTTAGACCAACCCGATACCGGAAGTATTGAACTTTGCGGTGTGGAGATAAACAGTCTCAACGAAGATGAAAGAGCTCGGTTGAGGAATCAGAAAGTAGGTTTTATTTTTCAGGATTTTCAATTACTCCCAACCCTTACAGCTTTAGAAAACGTAGCTGTTCCGCTGGAATTGCAGAGAGTGAAGAATGCGCGGAGCAGAGCTAAAATATTACTTAAAAAAGTAGGTCTTGCAGAGCGTATGCATCACTTTCCTTCTCAATTATCCGGAGGTGAGCAACAGCGGGTAGCCCTTGCCAGAGCCTTTTCAAATACGCCCGACATCCTTTTTGCCGATGAGCCTACAGGGGAGCTGGATGAAGATACAGGACGAAAAATCGTGAACCTGCTTTTTGAACTCAACAAGGAAGCCGGGACTACTTTAGTAATCATCACCCACGACATGGACCTGGCGCGAAAGACGCAGAGGATACTTAGGCTCAGAGGCGGTAAAATAAGTACAGACGAAAAGATAGTTGTATAG
- a CDS encoding DUF6090 family protein — protein MNKFLRRLRQNSLLKGKSVKYLKYAISEIVLVVIGILIALQINTWNEERKNHEREIKLLTELRTNLQININNLENDIERQIKSAGIINDLLEHLDNKRPYHDSLPYFFNEADYAPDVVLSASAFETLKSTGLELIQTDSLRSSIINLFEVDYPSLIQETKRLEDQVWPAVVVPMYQKHFRRDKLDKVYVNDYNALLDDQEFTNMMSFRGNLRRSSTLRKQKAVLKTKNVLNLIDKELKHDSI, from the coding sequence ATGAATAAATTCTTACGAAGGTTACGTCAGAATTCACTTCTAAAAGGCAAATCTGTAAAGTATTTAAAATATGCCATAAGTGAAATCGTACTTGTCGTAATAGGTATTTTGATCGCACTGCAGATCAATACCTGGAATGAGGAAAGAAAGAACCACGAGAGGGAGATAAAACTGCTGACCGAGTTAAGAACTAATCTTCAAATCAATATAAATAATCTGGAAAATGATATTGAACGTCAGATCAAAAGTGCGGGTATTATAAATGATTTATTAGAGCACTTGGATAACAAGAGGCCTTACCATGATTCCCTGCCCTATTTTTTTAATGAGGCCGATTATGCTCCGGACGTGGTCTTGAGTGCATCAGCTTTCGAAACCCTTAAATCAACAGGTCTTGAACTCATTCAAACGGATAGTTTACGCAGTTCGATTATTAATTTATTTGAAGTGGACTATCCAAGCCTGATACAGGAAACAAAGCGATTAGAAGATCAGGTCTGGCCGGCCGTAGTTGTGCCCATGTATCAGAAACACTTCAGAAGGGATAAATTAGATAAAGTCTACGTAAATGATTACAACGCTTTACTGGATGATCAGGAATTTACGAATATGATGAGTTTCAGGGGAAACCTCCGAAGGAGCTCTACTTTGCGCAAACAAAAAGCCGTCTTAAAGACTAAAAATGTGCTAAATTTAATAGATAAGGAATTGAAGCATGATTCAATCTGA
- a CDS encoding pyridoxal phosphate-dependent aminotransferase — MKNLDRRQWLKTMGLTSGFTLMGGLSVSALESSFQPRPLALPIRLSSNENPFGPSEQVRSVIKNSFDIACRYPFQYLTKLVQEIADKEGVSKDCVVVTGGSTEGLKATGLLYGLRGGEVIAADPTFQSLLRYAEYFGAYVHRVPLNEKMEHDLEAMAKRITSKTRLIFLCNPNNPTGTLLDKDNLRDFCLSNDDKAVIFSDEAYYDFIMEPDYPSMVELVKQDRNVIVSKTFSKVYGLAGMRIGYLIARPDIADRLKKAVMANTNVLAIEAAREALRDDDFYKFSLQMNTEAKGHIYKTLDSLGLSYIPSHTNFVFFKTGVPIGELIRDMQKHDILIGRPFPPLTEWARISTGTMEEVKAFGSALRKVMA, encoded by the coding sequence ATGAAAAATCTAGATCGAAGACAGTGGTTAAAAACAATGGGGTTAACTTCTGGCTTTACGCTGATGGGCGGACTTAGTGTATCTGCTTTGGAGTCTTCCTTCCAGCCCAGACCATTGGCCCTTCCTATTCGTTTGAGTTCTAATGAGAATCCATTTGGCCCTTCAGAACAGGTTAGGTCTGTAATAAAAAACAGTTTTGATATCGCGTGCAGATATCCCTTCCAGTATTTAACTAAACTGGTTCAGGAAATTGCCGATAAGGAAGGTGTTTCAAAAGATTGTGTAGTGGTCACAGGAGGTTCAACAGAAGGACTTAAGGCAACCGGACTTTTATACGGATTACGAGGGGGTGAAGTGATCGCGGCAGATCCCACTTTTCAATCACTTCTGAGATACGCTGAGTATTTCGGAGCTTATGTTCACCGCGTTCCGCTGAATGAGAAAATGGAACACGACCTGGAAGCCATGGCCAAACGAATCACCAGCAAGACCAGGTTAATATTTCTTTGCAACCCCAATAATCCCACGGGAACATTGCTCGATAAAGATAACTTACGTGATTTCTGTCTCTCCAACGATGATAAGGCCGTAATTTTTAGCGATGAGGCCTATTACGACTTTATAATGGAGCCCGATTATCCCTCAATGGTTGAACTTGTAAAACAAGATCGGAATGTGATCGTATCCAAGACCTTTTCCAAGGTCTACGGGCTGGCGGGTATGCGAATCGGCTATCTAATTGCCAGACCTGATATCGCTGACCGATTGAAAAAGGCGGTGATGGCCAATACCAATGTACTGGCAATTGAAGCTGCACGAGAAGCGCTGCGGGATGATGATTTCTATAAATTCAGTTTACAGATGAACACAGAAGCTAAAGGCCATATTTATAAAACGCTTGACAGTCTCGGTCTGAGCTATATTCCCTCCCATACTAATTTTGTGTTCTTTAAAACTGGAGTCCCAATTGGAGAATTAATCCGGGATATGCAAAAGCACGATATTCTTATTGGCCGCCCTTTCCCTCCTTTAACAGAATGGGCTCGGATCAGTACCGGCACCATGGAAGAAGTAAAAGCTTTCGGAAGTGCCTTGCGAAAGGTAATGGCTTAA
- a CDS encoding arylesterase yields the protein MIPPNMRSLLKLCYLLVFTFLLACGESAEKSTSKERGTEKISAESTDKDSVSSKKTIVFFGNSLTAGMGLEPEQSFPSVISGKIDSLDLDYFVINAGISGETTASGESRIGWLMRDRIDVFVLELGANDGLRGIPLSETRENLQAIIDTVKENNPGVKIILAGMQIPPNMGPEYTEEFRQIFPDLAEKNQAYLIPFLLEGVAGIPQLNQADGIHPTIEGQKIVAENVWDILEPILD from the coding sequence ATGATCCCCCCGAATATGCGAAGCCTGTTAAAGTTATGTTATCTCTTAGTTTTCACCTTCCTCCTTGCATGTGGAGAATCTGCAGAAAAGTCTACATCGAAGGAAAGGGGAACGGAAAAAATTTCTGCAGAATCAACAGATAAAGATTCCGTCAGCTCCAAAAAGACGATCGTATTTTTTGGAAATAGCCTTACGGCCGGGATGGGCCTTGAACCGGAACAGTCGTTTCCCTCAGTGATCTCCGGTAAGATAGACTCCCTTGATTTAGACTATTTTGTAATTAATGCAGGAATTAGTGGAGAGACCACTGCCAGCGGAGAAAGCAGGATAGGATGGCTGATGAGAGATCGAATAGATGTCTTTGTTTTAGAACTGGGAGCAAATGATGGTCTTAGGGGGATACCGCTATCTGAGACACGCGAAAACCTTCAGGCCATTATCGACACTGTGAAAGAAAATAATCCAGGAGTAAAAATCATTCTTGCGGGTATGCAGATCCCACCCAATATGGGTCCGGAATACACTGAGGAATTCAGACAAATATTCCCTGATCTGGCGGAGAAAAACCAGGCTTATCTCATTCCATTTTTACTGGAAGGCGTGGCCGGAATACCCCAACTTAACCAAGCTGATGGTATCCACCCCACTATAGAAGGACAGAAAATTGTTGCGGAAAACGTCTGGGATATACTAGAGCCTATATTAGATTAA
- a CDS encoding ABC transporter permease — MDGEKEPFRSPGISWLFIMAWRDLRSNAGKLFLFMSSIVIGIAALVAIQSFGNNLTDSISNQSKALMGADYVIDSNQPPNEIVEQIMDSLGGADSREINFASMAVFPSRNTNKLVQVLGVEGGFPFYGKLETNPPSAAKSFQENGAALVDATVMLQYGLKAGDSIKVGNISLPIEGALNSVPGRSALSSSVAPAVYIPYKRIEETGLLQRGSRVEYKFYFLADTNQDLEALYEAIDPRLDDEGADLDTHLDESRRLGRRYNNFGKFLNIVAFIALLLGCVGIASAIHVYIRGKLRSIAVLKCMGASRGQTFKIFLIQVAGLGALGGLLGTAIGVALQMSAPTLLKGYLPVDVDITLSFPAIFLGLTLGVLMSVAFALLPLLKTWYVSPLSVLRIHEGENAKTGKAQLLVLGIIFMCLIAFALNILNNWRYALFFILSLLISFALLYGVAKALTWTIKRYFPDHLGFCLRQSLLNLFRPQNQTSILLLSTGVGAFLISTLFFSKDILLSKVALGDNENSPNIILLDVQSDQVKDVNSTITSEGVPVLNNIPIVTMRVEDINGRPVNEIRNDTTSNIGRWVLNHEFRVTYRDTLIASETIREGSWVGEAGTNKVIPISVAENFANDAKVKVGDRVTFNVQGVLLETEIASIREVDWGRIQLNFSVLFPTGVLEDAPKFHVVTTRTSDNLLSASLQQNLVSLYPNISIIDLRQILSLLEGILEKIGLVINFMAFLSILTGIIVLIGAVRTSKYQRIRESVLLRTLGAQNFQLLKIAFYEYAFLGILGSLTGILLSLIGSFFLARFVFEEPFIPSGEPFYLLLPLLTLLVIAIGLLNSRSVLNTPPLEVLRSASR, encoded by the coding sequence GTGGACGGCGAAAAAGAACCTTTCAGGAGTCCGGGAATATCCTGGCTTTTTATTATGGCATGGCGCGATCTGCGATCCAATGCGGGAAAGTTGTTTCTTTTTATGTCTTCCATAGTGATAGGAATAGCAGCCCTGGTAGCCATTCAGTCATTTGGCAACAACCTTACAGATAGCATCTCCAATCAGTCTAAAGCTCTTATGGGGGCAGATTATGTCATCGATAGTAATCAGCCACCAAACGAGATAGTAGAACAAATCATGGATTCCCTGGGCGGGGCAGACAGCAGAGAGATCAATTTTGCCTCCATGGCAGTTTTCCCATCGAGAAACACCAATAAATTGGTTCAGGTACTGGGAGTGGAAGGAGGATTTCCCTTCTATGGAAAACTTGAAACCAACCCCCCGTCGGCAGCAAAATCATTTCAGGAAAACGGTGCCGCTTTGGTTGATGCTACTGTTATGCTGCAGTATGGTCTAAAAGCGGGAGACAGTATAAAAGTCGGAAATATTAGTCTGCCCATAGAAGGAGCTTTGAATTCAGTACCCGGAAGATCAGCGTTGAGCAGCAGTGTGGCCCCGGCTGTTTATATCCCCTATAAAAGAATTGAAGAAACCGGACTTCTCCAGCGAGGCAGTAGGGTGGAATATAAATTTTATTTTCTCGCTGATACCAATCAGGATTTGGAAGCCCTTTACGAAGCCATTGATCCCCGACTTGACGATGAGGGTGCAGATCTGGATACTCATCTGGACGAAAGCAGAAGACTGGGCAGGCGTTATAATAATTTTGGAAAATTCCTGAATATTGTTGCATTTATAGCTCTGCTTTTGGGCTGTGTTGGAATCGCCAGTGCAATTCACGTTTATATCAGAGGTAAGCTGCGTTCCATTGCAGTATTGAAATGCATGGGGGCTTCAAGGGGGCAAACATTCAAAATCTTTCTAATCCAGGTTGCAGGATTAGGTGCACTGGGAGGTTTGTTAGGAACTGCAATTGGAGTTGCGTTGCAAATGTCGGCACCTACGCTTTTAAAAGGCTACTTGCCGGTGGATGTAGACATAACGCTTTCATTCCCCGCAATTTTCCTAGGGCTCACTCTTGGGGTATTAATGTCTGTCGCTTTTGCGTTACTCCCTTTACTAAAAACCTGGTATGTCTCACCCTTATCCGTCCTTCGTATTCATGAAGGAGAGAACGCCAAGACCGGGAAAGCTCAACTCCTGGTTCTTGGAATCATTTTTATGTGTCTCATTGCTTTTGCCCTGAATATCCTCAACAATTGGAGATACGCCTTGTTTTTTATTCTCAGCCTTTTAATCTCTTTCGCCCTGCTTTACGGTGTGGCCAAAGCACTGACATGGACAATTAAGCGATATTTTCCTGATCATCTTGGTTTTTGTTTGCGTCAAAGCCTTCTCAACCTCTTCAGGCCGCAAAATCAGACTTCTATTCTCCTTTTGTCTACCGGGGTGGGTGCCTTTTTGATCAGTACCTTGTTTTTTTCCAAAGACATCCTACTGAGTAAAGTGGCACTCGGTGACAATGAGAACAGCCCTAATATCATCTTGCTCGATGTGCAAAGCGATCAGGTGAAAGATGTCAATAGCACTATTACCAGCGAAGGCGTTCCGGTTCTGAACAATATTCCAATCGTAACCATGCGAGTTGAAGACATCAATGGCAGGCCGGTTAATGAAATCAGAAATGATACCACTTCCAACATAGGCAGATGGGTATTGAATCATGAATTCAGGGTGACCTACAGGGATACTTTGATCGCTTCCGAAACCATCAGGGAGGGAAGCTGGGTAGGTGAAGCCGGAACTAATAAGGTGATCCCCATTTCAGTGGCAGAAAACTTTGCGAACGACGCCAAGGTTAAAGTAGGGGATAGGGTCACTTTTAACGTGCAAGGTGTATTACTTGAGACAGAGATAGCAAGTATAAGGGAGGTTGACTGGGGACGGATTCAACTCAATTTTTCTGTCCTGTTCCCGACTGGTGTGCTGGAAGATGCTCCTAAATTCCACGTGGTTACTACTCGTACTTCGGATAACTTGCTATCCGCTTCGCTTCAGCAAAACCTGGTTAGTCTTTACCCCAATATTTCCATTATTGATCTTCGGCAGATACTGAGTTTGCTCGAAGGTATCCTTGAAAAGATAGGCTTGGTTATAAATTTTATGGCATTCCTGAGTATCCTGACAGGGATAATTGTTTTGATAGGGGCTGTTCGGACTAGTAAATACCAAAGAATTAGAGAAAGTGTGCTACTGAGAACTTTGGGGGCACAGAATTTTCAGCTGCTAAAGATCGCTTTTTACGAATATGCATTTCTTGGAATTCTGGGAAGTTTAACAGGAATACTGTTGTCTCTGATCGGTAGTTTTTTCCTCGCCCGGTTTGTTTTTGAAGAGCCGTTTATTCCTTCCGGAGAACCGTTTTATCTCCTCTTGCCTCTCCTTACTTTATTGGTCATTGCCATTGGGTTGCTCAATAGTCGAAGCGTTTTAAACACTCCCCCTCTTGAAGTACTTAGGTCTGCAAGTCGATAG